The genomic region GTATCGTCAACTATAACATACGCCATCGCCAACGCCAAAATGCACTGCGTCGTTGAATACACTGTCAAGGTAACCCAACTACGGGTGTGCTGTCGGCTTCTAGAACGATATCTGCATATAGTCAAATCACAAAGCAAAACCCACTAAttgcataaaaataattaaacaaaaatcaaccttgtttTGTTACTAGTACGGTTCACTATGGCTCTGAAGTTCTTgtagtatacctaattaataattatcgagttttggttgtcatttGATGAAATGTGCGTACAAGCGTTCCTACTACATACTAATATAAACCGCCTCTCTGCTTCAGGTACGCGCCAAGATCAGCGACCTAAAGAGCAACAAGCGCATCAAGGACCTCGGCAGCCCCTGCAGCGCCGACGGCTCCTCCGTGGTCATCGTGGGCGGCGGCCCCTCGGGCGCCACCTGCGCCGAGACCCTCCGCGCCGAGGGCTACCGCGGCCGCATCACCATCGTCGCCAGGGAACACTTCCTCCCCTACGACAGGATCAAAGTGTCCAAGATAGGAACAGCCACCGACATAGAGAAACTCCAAGCAAGGACACAGGAATATTACAGTGGATCGAATATTCATGTTATCACAGACACAGAGGCCGTTAAAGTCGAGCCTGATGCGAAACTAGTACATCTGAGCAACGGCTCCAAACTGTCTTATAATTCTTTGTATTTGGCCACCGGATGCAAACCCCGTGTGCCTGATGTACCTGGCATTGATCTTAAGAATATATTCACTGTCAGAGACTTTCAGGATTCAATGGATATTTTGAATGCTTTAGGTGAGGGCGGAGATAAGAACGTAGTCGTTTTAGGCTTGAGTTTCATCGGTCTTGAAATAGCCTCGTCTTGTGTTAAGAAAGCAAAGTCCATGACTGTCGTTGGGAAAGACGACGCGCCTTTAGGGCTCGTGTTTGGTAGAGAGATAGGCCAGAGCCTCCAAAAGCTGTTTGAAGAGAACGGTGTGACGTTCCATTTCCAAACCACAATCGTGAAATGCAACGGTGAGAACGGTGTTATCAAATCGGTGGAACTCGCCAACGGGACCACATTGCAAGCCGATATGCTCATTTTGGGTGTGGGAACTACCTACTACACAGACTTTTTAAGAGATACCGGTATCGCTTTGCAACCCAACGGCGCGGTTAACGTCAACGATAAGTTGGAAACTAATATCAAACATATTTATGCCGGTGGTGATATCGCGTACGCTCCCGTGTACAGTTACGAGAACAAACAAATGAGCATAGGTCATATTGGCTTAGCTCAGTACCATGGACGAGTGGCAGCTTTGAACATTCTGAAGAGGGAAGCGCCTTTAAGAACAGTTCCATACTTCTGGACTATGGTATTCGGGAAGTCTATTCGCTACGCTGGGTGCGGGCGCCCGGCTAGCACGATGATAGATGGCGATATCGCTGGCCTCAAGTTCGTCATTTTCTTTTTCGATGAGAAGGACAAGGTGATTGCCGTGGCGTCCTGCATGAGGGACCCGGTCGTGTCCCAGTTTGCGGAGTACTTACATCAAGGGAAATCTCTGTTCAGGAAGGACCTCAAAGATGACGCTTTTGCGTGgaccaaaaatattaattaatttcaataGGATGTTTGGTTGGTCGAATATACTTATGAAAActtgataataattatttaagagattttttatattagttccCGAAGTGAAGTAAATTTCAACTTGAAattaaaagtattattttaacattAAATTGTAGGTTTATTAATGTTCTCAAGCACAACAATGAGATGCTACTCAGTAAGATCACGATGTCTTATTTCTGAAGATTTTGAAGAAGAGAAACTGAATTTGTTAAGTGTTGATATtggtacctatagttcgtttttttagcattagaaataaggtaaacaatctttatgtgtcttttaattgaaaaacacattttaaaaataagttacggtaaatatgtaacaattacgaatctaatacgatcttttatagtcttctgctttcataagtaatagttattgatttttaaaaagtgtttttcaattaaaagacatgtcaaaatcgcttaccttctttcaagttctttctaatgctaaaaaaacgaactatagttatcGGATGAGTTTTTTCAGTGTATAAATTGTAATGCCTAGTTTCTATAATAGCCAATAATGATCTTATGATGTTCAAAATGATTCCACTAAATCAGTGATATTTAACAACACcctaaataatgtaaaatgtcAACAAGTGAGGTAGCAATCCACACATGCATGCCAATGCAACATATGTCATAGTACATGACTCATGTACCTATGTTTGTCATGTATGTAAAGAAAAATGAAACTTAACATTGTGACAAGacacaagtacctacatacaaaatatGTTGCACATTTAATTGAACACCATAATATATGTTACTAAACTTTATCTTTATATGCTTTAAAAACGTGACAATTTCATGTCTGGTGTTGTTCACAAATTGTACTAAAGTTCGTGCACTGGATAAGATTTCGCTGCATAAACTGCATTGTTTTAGTATTAAAAGATATACTTAAATATTGCTTATTTTTCAGTTGCAATATTTGTTGCAGATTGTAATATTGAatctttttaatatttatggCCAGAGACCTTACTTTAacattttcgacgccgtgtcaaacataaaagctgtctctcagacgccacgtcatcaaagtgtcaaaactgaaattgaactttatgcatatgcacctaggtctatgttgctctgtggtctatgaccgattaatacgtctttggcgttggacctgcggtgcgtatatatcggtcattggcgtccaaaaggttaagaactTTTATTACATTAGGGTTATAGGTTATAGGATTTATATaagaactagctgttgcccgcgacttcgtacgcgtggatttgtatattggtggttatatattctacattagcttagaacattgtgcagcaagtgattgcggtaggacggttaatcatttgttaattattaatattatacaacgcatgagacttgtctttcacaacctacgaagtttcaagcccctaactgaataaaattgtcctcgatataatccctctaaacccccttagaagattttcatgtcctctatttaataaaacctactacctaactacctatttacgaagtttgaagttcctagctttaaataaaatttgaaccctatacaaactttcaacccctttttaatcattttaggggatgattttttaaaagctgaaattatttttcttgtattctaataatatgcctttatacaacgattcaagtcccgcactcaaaaaaatgtttggcctccaaacaaattttcaacccctttttcaccacctcgggggatgaattatcaaaatctctgaaattagttttcttctcttttgataaaatacatttttacgaagtttcaagtttgtagctttaaataaaatttgaaccctatacaaactttcaaccccctgttttaaccctgttagaggatgaattttacaaaacgctaaaataacttttcctgtcttctaataatatcctcaaatagaaagattcaagtcacgcgttcgaaaaaatgtttgatatccatacaaacttccaacccctttttcaccaccttaggggatgaattttcaaaaacgctgaaattggttttcttgtatcttaatttaatacccttttgcaaagtttcaagttcctagcttaaaataaaatttgcaccctaagacgaactttcatcctgttttatcccccttaggggttgaatttccaaaaacgtagcaattacttttttttgtaatcggctattatgcctttctaagaagtttcaaagcatttgtaatggattaaaactttcaacccctttttaaccctgttgggggatgaattttacaaaacgctgaaattatttttcctgtattttaataatatcccgaaatacaaagattcaagtcccgcgttcgaa from Cydia amplana chromosome 19, ilCydAmpl1.1, whole genome shotgun sequence harbors:
- the LOC134656811 gene encoding apoptosis-inducing factor 3, which translates into the protein MGTSFSRTCNINSTSSRETNERRGTISRLESTNNYVESVVCNQDDLKDNEMKVFDIGDEGKVLLVKQKGEFSALGTKCTHYGAPLVSGALGDGRIRCQWHGACFNIKTGDIEEFPGFDSLPCYKVTVTEKGEVKVRAKISDLKSNKRIKDLGSPCSADGSSVVIVGGGPSGATCAETLRAEGYRGRITIVAREHFLPYDRIKVSKIGTATDIEKLQARTQEYYSGSNIHVITDTEAVKVEPDAKLVHLSNGSKLSYNSLYLATGCKPRVPDVPGIDLKNIFTVRDFQDSMDILNALGEGGDKNVVVLGLSFIGLEIASSCVKKAKSMTVVGKDDAPLGLVFGREIGQSLQKLFEENGVTFHFQTTIVKCNGENGVIKSVELANGTTLQADMLILGVGTTYYTDFLRDTGIALQPNGAVNVNDKLETNIKHIYAGGDIAYAPVYSYENKQMSIGHIGLAQYHGRVAALNILKREAPLRTVPYFWTMVFGKSIRYAGCGRPASTMIDGDIAGLKFVIFFFDEKDKVIAVASCMRDPVVSQFAEYLHQGKSLFRKDLKDDAFAWTKNIN